In Nitrospinota bacterium, the following are encoded in one genomic region:
- a CDS encoding histidine triad nucleotide-binding protein has protein sequence MTDCLFCKIIEGEIDSTTIYSDDDVVVIEDINPQAPVHLLVLPRKHIATTMDIEEDDLELMGRCLAAAKLLAKEKGIDQTGFRVVLNAGPDAGQSVYHIHYHVLGGRPMKWPPG, from the coding sequence ATGACTGATTGTCTATTCTGTAAGATTATCGAGGGAGAGATAGACTCGACGACCATATATTCCGACGATGATGTCGTTGTCATTGAAGACATAAATCCTCAGGCCCCCGTCCATCTTCTCGTCTTGCCTCGAAAACACATAGCCACGACTATGGATATTGAAGAGGATGATTTAGAGCTTATGGGTCGTTGTTTGGCCGCAGCAAAGCTCCTGGCCAAAGAAAAGGGGATCGATCAAACCGGGTTCCGGGTTGTACTTAACGCCGGCCCAGATGCCGGGCAGTCCGTCTATCACATCCACTACCATGTCTTGGGTGGGCGGCCAATGAAATGGCCTCCCGGCTAG
- a CDS encoding protein-L-isoaspartate(D-aspartate) O-methyltransferase, whose protein sequence is MKFAVAREKMVREQLIARGIKDERVIDAMRNIPRHRFVDSALGDRAYGDYPLPIGSGQTISQPYIVALMTEALELKPEDTVLEIGTGSGYQAAVLAEIAEKVYTIERIKELEAKARRILDELGYHNVATLVFDGTYGWKDKAPFDSLIVTAAAPDIPDSLVDQLKVNGKMVLPVGSPASQTLIKLLKTPKGTRTHNLTGCVFVKLIGAYGFES, encoded by the coding sequence ATGAAATTTGCAGTCGCAAGGGAAAAGATGGTTCGGGAACAGTTGATAGCCAGGGGGATCAAAGATGAGAGGGTGATCGACGCTATGAGAAATATCCCGCGCCATCGCTTTGTCGACAGCGCTCTCGGTGACAGGGCTTATGGTGACTACCCCCTGCCGATTGGGAGCGGCCAGACTATCAGCCAGCCTTATATCGTCGCCCTCATGACGGAAGCTTTGGAGCTCAAGCCCGAAGACACGGTCTTAGAAATAGGAACCGGCAGCGGCTACCAGGCGGCTGTCCTCGCCGAGATCGCCGAGAAAGTCTACACGATCGAGCGAATCAAAGAGTTGGAAGCCAAAGCCAGGCGGATCTTGGACGAGCTGGGCTACCACAATGTGGCCACCCTGGTTTTCGACGGCACCTACGGGTGGAAAGATAAGGCCCCGTTCGACTCCCTCATCGTGACGGCGGCCGCCCCCGATATTCCCGATAGCTTGGTGGACCAACTGAAGGTCAACGGCAAAATGGTTCTCCCTGTCGGCTCTCCGGCGAGCCAGACGCTCATAAAGCTCCTCAAAACTCCCAAGGGCACGCGCACCCATAACCTAACCGGGTGTGTTTTCGTCAAGCTCATCGGCGCTTACGGGTTCGAGAGCTGA
- a CDS encoding M23 family metallopeptidase yields the protein MRSNQAPQLLVTIVACLTLTSCALPAPRWISRYRQPAPYERVHVVLKGETLYTIAKRYGLSAAAIERHNGLQDPNHIKVGLRLRIPRRNALARLHRAPRARNGVRPTRTTRPSEPLLWPVRGPVTNRFSEDATNPHKGIDIAAPSGTPVRAADSGTVLFSGVGPEGYGKMVIIKHRSRFVTVYARNQANLVRVGDQVLRGHHIAYVGNNGNAADSYLHFEVRIENKSLDPMTALPR from the coding sequence ATGAGGTCTAATCAAGCTCCCCAGCTCCTGGTTACAATAGTTGCGTGCCTTACGCTCACAAGTTGCGCTTTGCCGGCTCCTCGATGGATTTCAAGGTACAGGCAGCCAGCCCCTTATGAGCGGGTCCACGTCGTCCTAAAGGGAGAAACCCTCTATACAATTGCAAAGAGATACGGGCTCTCGGCAGCGGCTATCGAGCGCCACAACGGCCTCCAAGACCCGAACCATATCAAGGTAGGCCTGCGCCTTCGTATCCCTCGACGGAATGCTTTGGCCCGGCTGCATCGGGCTCCAAGGGCTCGAAACGGGGTAAGGCCGACCCGCACGACGCGCCCTTCGGAGCCGCTCCTTTGGCCGGTCCGGGGCCCCGTAACCAATCGCTTCTCCGAGGATGCCACCAATCCCCACAAGGGGATTGATATCGCTGCGCCCTCTGGCACCCCAGTCCGTGCCGCCGACAGCGGGACTGTCCTTTTCAGCGGGGTTGGGCCGGAAGGATACGGCAAAATGGTGATTATTAAGCACAGGAGCCGCTTCGTTACGGTTTATGCCCGCAATCAGGCCAACCTGGTGAGGGTAGGGGACCAGGTGCTCCGTGGACATCATATTGCTTACGTAGGTAACAACGGAAATGCGGCGGACTCATATCTCCACTTCGAAGTCCGCATTGAAAACAAATCCCTCGATCCGATGACGGCCCTGCCGCGCTAA
- the pnp gene encoding polyribonucleotide nucleotidyltransferase, whose amino-acid sequence MRKKVEKTIAGRTLSIETGELAKLSGGAVLVSYGETVILATAVAEESIRDVPFVPLTVDYREKMYAGGRIPGGFFKREGRPTEKETITCRLIDRPVRPLFPDGYRHETQIISFVLSVDQENEPDILSIIGGSAALTISDIPFHGPLGAVRIGRINGNLLVNPTHEEQALSDFNLIVAGTEDSIVMVEGGGKEVSEEAVVDGLDLAHSVIREIVAMQLELQELVGVPKRDPIVVSSEPEDLEDVEAFLKGRMAEALLHTGKQERSAALQGLLEETINHFVGEEAEKNRDREIASAFKNIEKLEARRLIIEEGRRVDGRSLDTIRSISVKVGWLPRTHGSSLFSRGETQALVVSTLGTSIDEQRIDDLDGKSTKSFMLHYNFPPFCVGEASFLRGPGRREIGHGVLAERAIFPLLPSSDEFPYTIRVVSDILESNGSSSMATVCGASLSLMDSGVPLKSPCAGIAMGLIKDNDRYFILSDITGLEDQLGDMDFKVAGTEQGITAIQMDIKCKGVDRNILSQALDQARNGRLHVLEKMNEVLPASRPELSPYAPRIITIKIRPERIRDVIGPGGKVIRSIVERTGASIDVEDDGTINIASADEEAAKQAMEIIRELTQEAEIGKLYVGTVKKIMDFGAFVEILPGRDGLVHISHIADEHIKSVSDVLKEGDEVVVKVLEIDPQGKIRLSRKEALAEQASDGGE is encoded by the coding sequence ATGCGTAAGAAGGTAGAGAAAACCATTGCCGGAAGGACGTTGAGTATCGAGACGGGAGAACTTGCAAAGCTTTCGGGCGGGGCCGTCCTGGTGAGTTACGGTGAGACCGTTATTCTGGCCACCGCCGTGGCTGAGGAAAGTATCCGAGACGTTCCATTTGTTCCCCTTACGGTGGATTATCGAGAAAAGATGTACGCGGGGGGGAGAATCCCCGGTGGGTTTTTCAAAAGGGAAGGGCGGCCGACGGAGAAAGAGACGATAACGTGTCGGCTTATTGACCGGCCGGTCCGGCCCCTATTCCCAGACGGCTACCGGCACGAGACCCAGATTATAAGCTTTGTTTTAAGCGTTGACCAAGAAAACGAGCCGGACATACTTTCCATCATCGGAGGGTCCGCGGCTCTAACCATTAGCGACATTCCTTTTCATGGCCCCCTAGGCGCCGTGCGCATTGGACGCATAAACGGAAATCTCCTTGTGAACCCTACCCACGAAGAGCAGGCCTTGAGCGATTTCAACCTCATCGTTGCGGGCACGGAAGATTCCATCGTTATGGTAGAGGGCGGGGGCAAAGAAGTTTCCGAGGAGGCCGTCGTAGATGGACTCGATCTCGCCCATTCCGTAATACGAGAGATCGTTGCCATGCAGCTTGAGCTCCAAGAGCTAGTAGGTGTGCCGAAGCGCGATCCTATAGTGGTATCTTCGGAGCCGGAAGACCTCGAGGATGTGGAAGCGTTCCTGAAGGGCAGGATGGCCGAGGCCCTTTTACACACAGGGAAACAAGAGCGTAGTGCGGCCCTTCAGGGTCTCCTCGAGGAAACAATCAATCACTTTGTAGGCGAGGAGGCTGAAAAGAATAGGGACCGCGAGATCGCGTCTGCCTTTAAAAACATCGAAAAGCTAGAGGCCAGGCGGCTCATCATCGAGGAGGGCCGCAGAGTGGACGGTCGCTCTTTGGACACCATTCGCTCTATCAGTGTTAAGGTTGGATGGCTGCCTCGCACCCATGGTAGTTCTCTCTTTTCCAGGGGCGAAACCCAGGCCCTCGTAGTAAGCACCTTGGGTACCTCGATTGACGAGCAGCGGATCGATGACCTCGACGGAAAATCTACCAAAAGCTTCATGCTCCACTACAATTTTCCCCCATTCTGTGTGGGAGAAGCTTCCTTTCTACGGGGGCCGGGCAGACGTGAAATTGGCCACGGCGTCCTCGCTGAACGAGCGATTTTTCCCTTGCTTCCCTCCAGCGATGAATTTCCGTACACGATCCGGGTGGTCTCGGACATCCTGGAGAGTAACGGCTCCTCCTCCATGGCCACTGTCTGTGGGGCTAGCCTCTCCCTCATGGACTCGGGGGTGCCCCTTAAAAGTCCGTGCGCGGGCATCGCTATGGGGCTTATCAAGGACAACGACCGGTACTTCATCCTCTCTGACATCACAGGGCTGGAGGATCAGCTCGGGGACATGGATTTTAAGGTGGCCGGGACGGAGCAGGGCATCACCGCAATCCAGATGGATATCAAGTGCAAAGGGGTCGATCGGAACATTTTGAGCCAAGCCCTGGATCAGGCCCGCAATGGACGTCTCCATGTCTTGGAGAAGATGAACGAGGTTTTGCCCGCCTCCAGGCCGGAGCTTTCGCCCTACGCTCCCCGGATAATAACAATTAAGATTAGACCGGAGCGGATTCGAGATGTCATCGGCCCTGGGGGGAAGGTCATAAGGAGCATAGTCGAACGTACTGGAGCCTCGATTGATGTAGAGGATGACGGGACCATAAACATCGCTTCGGCTGATGAAGAGGCGGCGAAGCAGGCCATGGAGATCATTCGCGAGCTCACGCAGGAGGCGGAGATCGGAAAACTTTACGTCGGCACGGTAAAGAAAATCATGGACTTCGGCGCCTTCGTGGAGATTCTTCCGGGTAGGGACGGCCTTGTTCACATCTCTCACATCGCTGATGAACACATCAAGAGCGTATCGGACGTTCTGAAGGAGGGCGACGAGGTCGTCGTAAAAGTATTGGAAATAGACCCACAAGGGAAAATCCGACTCTCTCGCAAGGAAGCTCTCGCCGAACAAGCCTCCGACGGAGGTGAGTGA
- a CDS encoding MerR family transcriptional regulator, whose protein sequence is MSPEIPDKLFFKIGEVARITGVKPHVLRYWESEFKLLKPVKSSTGQRVYQKRDVEKVLVIRNLLYEEKFTIAGAKRRLSRGIKEEMPAVKEDKKQLAMEFGDRDKILSFLRELKKELHAIAEILKDS, encoded by the coding sequence ATGTCACCGGAGATCCCAGACAAGCTGTTTTTCAAGATTGGTGAAGTGGCGAGAATTACGGGAGTCAAGCCACACGTCCTTCGATATTGGGAGAGCGAGTTTAAGTTGCTGAAGCCGGTTAAGAGCTCTACGGGCCAGCGGGTCTACCAAAAGAGGGATGTCGAGAAGGTTTTAGTGATTAGGAATCTCCTCTATGAGGAGAAGTTCACGATCGCGGGCGCAAAGCGCCGGCTTTCGCGTGGCATAAAGGAGGAGATGCCTGCGGTTAAAGAGGATAAGAAACAGCTAGCCATGGAATTTGGCGACCGAGATAAAATTCTTTCCTTCCTCCGCGAGCTTAAGAAGGAGCTCCACGCGATAGCAGAAATATTGAAAGACTCTTGA
- a CDS encoding insulinase family protein, with product MSSTTSMPVFETQLPGGLRLVVEPLDHVRSVGIGVWLTTGSRHEPDHLLGVSHFLEHLVFKGTPRRSAKAIARAIDALGGQLDAFTGRELGCYYAKVLDERLPEALDLLSDILTEPLLAPEDIERERRVILEEIKLSEDTPTDDLFDLFYSTIFDGHPLGRPVFGTPATVGRLQRDELLDWRASHVFTENLLIAVSGSCRPEEVAEYVSGAFSIAGRNHSSATTPPVHSGPRLMVKQKDSEQIHLCLGFPSVSDTSPRRYVASILNTIVGGGVASRMFQSIREEEGLAYAVYSFIDTYSDAGAMGIYAGVSPNELTKVLALIAKELRSIAEDGVEAEELTRTKDQLKSQMTLALEDSTNRMSRLAKQVITFGRHWTIEESMGFIDAVSLEEIQALAEEIFVPSKYCLAAIGPVSQETLESLWPLE from the coding sequence GTGAGCTCGACCACATCAATGCCCGTTTTTGAAACCCAGTTGCCCGGCGGCCTTAGGCTTGTGGTCGAGCCTTTGGATCATGTCCGATCTGTGGGAATAGGGGTTTGGCTGACGACGGGAAGCCGTCATGAACCGGACCACCTCCTTGGTGTTTCACACTTTCTCGAGCACCTCGTTTTCAAAGGAACCCCCCGTCGCTCGGCTAAGGCCATTGCCCGCGCCATAGATGCCCTTGGTGGACAGCTCGACGCTTTCACGGGCCGGGAGCTGGGTTGCTACTATGCCAAGGTCCTCGACGAGCGCCTACCCGAGGCCCTCGACCTTCTCAGCGACATCTTAACCGAGCCCCTCTTGGCCCCGGAAGATATTGAGCGGGAGCGTCGTGTCATCCTCGAAGAGATCAAGCTCTCTGAAGATACCCCGACCGACGATCTCTTCGACCTCTTTTATTCAACGATTTTCGACGGCCATCCGCTGGGACGGCCAGTCTTTGGCACCCCCGCCACGGTTGGGCGCCTGCAGCGCGATGAGCTGTTGGACTGGCGCGCATCCCACGTCTTTACCGAAAACCTTCTCATCGCCGTCTCCGGCTCGTGTCGGCCTGAGGAGGTGGCCGAGTATGTTTCCGGAGCCTTCTCAATAGCAGGCCGGAATCATTCCTCCGCGACCACCCCACCGGTTCATTCGGGCCCTCGGCTAATGGTTAAGCAAAAAGACTCCGAACAAATTCACCTCTGTCTAGGCTTTCCATCGGTGAGTGACACAAGCCCACGAAGGTACGTAGCGTCTATTCTCAACACAATTGTTGGGGGCGGGGTCGCCAGTCGCATGTTTCAAAGTATCCGAGAAGAGGAGGGCCTCGCTTACGCCGTCTACTCCTTCATCGATACTTACTCCGACGCCGGAGCAATGGGCATATATGCCGGTGTCAGCCCAAATGAGCTGACAAAGGTTCTCGCCTTAATCGCCAAGGAGCTCCGCTCTATCGCTGAAGATGGGGTGGAAGCCGAAGAGCTCACCAGGACAAAGGACCAGCTTAAAAGTCAAATGACACTTGCCCTAGAGGACTCTACTAATAGAATGAGCCGCCTGGCTAAACAAGTCATTACATTTGGCCGCCACTGGACGATCGAGGAATCAATGGGCTTTATCGATGCCGTTTCCCTGGAGGAAATTCAGGCCCTGGCCGAGGAAATCTTCGTTCCGTCCAAGTACTGTCTCGCCGCAATAGGCCCTGTCTCCCAAGAGACCCTCGAGTCGCTCTGGCCCCTGGAGTAG
- the surE gene encoding 5'/3'-nucleotidase SurE yields the protein MKSPRILVSNDDGVFSEGIRVLAETLGSLGEVWVVAPDRERSGSAHSLTLHHPLRVAEMQERWYSVDGTPTDCVYLAINGIFKGERPSLLVSGINAGANLGEDITYSGTVCAAMEGAILGTPSMAVSMVAASPYEFGTAARVSLMLAELLLERGLPKDTFLNINVPSVAWEELKGMKITHQGKRMYANTVEEKVDPRGRAYYWIGGKERGWIEEEGSDLHAIANNQVSITPLHFDLTAYDAQPNISTWNLDL from the coding sequence GTGAAATCTCCTCGAATTCTCGTCTCCAACGATGACGGCGTCTTCTCTGAAGGGATCCGCGTCTTAGCCGAAACCCTGGGCTCGTTGGGCGAGGTATGGGTTGTGGCGCCCGACCGGGAGCGCTCCGGCTCCGCTCACTCCTTAACCCTCCACCACCCTCTCAGGGTGGCGGAGATGCAGGAGCGGTGGTATTCCGTAGACGGCACGCCCACAGACTGCGTCTACCTCGCTATAAACGGGATATTTAAGGGGGAGAGGCCCTCCCTCCTTGTAAGCGGAATCAACGCGGGCGCCAACTTGGGCGAAGATATTACCTACTCTGGAACCGTATGCGCGGCGATGGAAGGGGCTATTTTGGGAACGCCGTCCATGGCGGTGAGTATGGTGGCGGCAAGCCCTTACGAATTTGGAACTGCCGCCCGGGTCAGCCTAATGCTGGCCGAGCTCCTTCTTGAGAGGGGATTGCCGAAGGACACATTTCTCAATATCAACGTCCCCTCCGTTGCGTGGGAAGAGCTTAAGGGCATGAAGATCACCCATCAGGGCAAGCGCATGTACGCCAATACGGTGGAAGAAAAGGTTGACCCAAGAGGGCGGGCCTATTACTGGATTGGTGGAAAAGAGCGGGGCTGGATCGAGGAGGAAGGCTCCGACCTTCACGCCATAGCGAACAATCAGGTATCAATCACCCCTCTCCATTTTGACCTCACCGCCTACGATGCCCAACCTAATATCTCTACATGGAATCTCGATCTCTGA
- a CDS encoding adenine phosphoribosyltransferase — protein sequence MVEGLKAKVRDIPNFPKDGILFKDITTLLSDSEAYRKAIDSLAQNYAGKEIDLVVGVEARGFIISAALSYKLGAGLVLIRKPGKLPYHTNRAEYTLEYGTDELEMHKDAIKPGQKVLIADDLLATGGTITAAADLVKMLQGDIVGMCFLLELTFLNGRERLKGYDVFSLIQY from the coding sequence ATGGTTGAAGGTCTCAAGGCTAAGGTGCGCGACATACCGAACTTCCCTAAAGACGGGATTCTCTTCAAAGATATTACGACCCTTCTGAGCGACTCGGAGGCTTACAGGAAGGCTATTGATAGCCTGGCTCAGAACTATGCCGGGAAAGAGATTGACTTGGTCGTTGGGGTCGAGGCCAGGGGGTTCATCATAAGCGCTGCGCTTAGCTATAAGCTCGGCGCCGGGCTCGTTTTGATTCGAAAGCCCGGAAAGCTTCCCTATCATACCAATCGGGCCGAGTATACGCTTGAGTACGGCACCGACGAGCTCGAGATGCACAAAGACGCGATTAAGCCGGGCCAGAAAGTTCTCATCGCCGATGATCTGCTTGCGACCGGAGGCACTATTACGGCCGCTGCCGATCTTGTAAAGATGCTCCAGGGTGATATCGTCGGGATGTGCTTCTTGCTTGAACTTACGTTCCTAAATGGGCGCGAGCGCCTGAAGGGCTACGACGTCTTCAGCCTAATCCAATACTAA
- a CDS encoding TIGR00725 family protein, whose translation MANNIQRLTRIGVIGAGACPADVADQAKAVGRLIARRGWVLLCGGLGGVMEAACHGAVEEGGLTVGILPGREAATANPYVRLSIPTGLDYARNVVLVRASQALIAISGEYGTLSEIAIGLKLARPIAALGSWPVIEGLGQASSPEEAVEYVAQRLNEKSGSE comes from the coding sequence ATGGCCAATAACATCCAGCGGCTCACTCGGATTGGAGTTATCGGGGCGGGGGCGTGTCCCGCCGACGTCGCCGACCAAGCAAAGGCCGTAGGGCGCCTCATCGCCCGACGGGGGTGGGTCTTGCTCTGTGGAGGGCTGGGCGGGGTCATGGAGGCTGCATGCCACGGTGCGGTGGAAGAGGGCGGGCTCACGGTGGGCATCCTTCCCGGGCGAGAAGCGGCCACAGCCAACCCCTACGTTCGCCTCTCGATCCCCACGGGTCTCGATTACGCCCGAAACGTGGTGCTCGTCCGGGCCAGTCAAGCCCTTATCGCCATCTCAGGGGAGTACGGCACCCTGAGCGAAATCGCTATTGGGCTCAAGCTCGCCAGGCCTATCGCTGCTCTCGGCTCATGGCCCGTCATCGAGGGCCTAGGGCAGGCCTCATCTCCCGAGGAAGCGGTCGAGTACGTAGCCCAGCGCCTGAATGAGAAATCGGGAAGCGAGTAG
- a CDS encoding diguanylate cyclase: protein MPSIEPATILFVEANPAVRTDIEKCLEQEGYTFTTTDTGEKALELLQEEEPFHLLLASILMKDLDGLSLLEFTLAHSPSTTVVLLTDVSSVDLAMEGLSKGAYDHLVIPCQKEELLATVRRGLEKGRLVMELKLRADTDPLTGLANRAVFEQRLEEEFHKSLRYGNALSLLFIDIDEFKWVNDEFGHRVGDRYLQGISELISSKVRSVDLVARYGGEEFVLLLPQTTSSAGHKLGERLLELVGNFVLPHGDVSIQRTISIGIASYPGVPVKEAEDFILVADVALYAAKRAGRNRIIVGRTTPHRENV from the coding sequence GTGCCTTCCATCGAGCCAGCGACCATCCTTTTTGTTGAAGCAAATCCTGCCGTGCGTACGGACATCGAAAAATGTTTGGAGCAAGAGGGCTATACATTTACTACGACAGATACAGGAGAGAAAGCGCTGGAGCTACTGCAGGAGGAAGAGCCCTTTCACCTCCTCCTTGCTTCCATCTTAATGAAAGACCTTGATGGTCTGTCCCTTCTTGAATTCACATTGGCCCACTCGCCCTCAACCACGGTTGTTTTGCTGACAGACGTCTCATCTGTGGACCTGGCTATGGAGGGCCTTTCCAAGGGCGCCTACGATCACCTCGTCATTCCATGCCAAAAGGAGGAACTGCTGGCAACTGTGCGGCGGGGGCTTGAGAAGGGACGTTTGGTGATGGAGCTCAAGCTTCGGGCGGACACCGACCCCCTAACGGGCCTGGCCAATAGGGCGGTCTTTGAGCAGCGCCTGGAGGAGGAGTTCCACAAGTCCCTCCGGTACGGCAACGCCCTCTCACTCCTATTCATCGATATCGATGAATTCAAATGGGTCAACGACGAGTTTGGCCACCGCGTGGGGGACCGGTACCTTCAAGGAATATCTGAACTTATTAGCTCTAAAGTTCGCTCTGTAGACCTGGTAGCCCGATACGGCGGTGAAGAGTTTGTGCTCCTCCTCCCCCAAACTACCTCCTCGGCTGGGCATAAGCTCGGCGAGAGACTTCTCGAGCTCGTGGGGAATTTCGTCTTGCCCCATGGTGACGTTTCTATTCAGAGGACCATCAGTATCGGAATCGCGTCCTATCCTGGAGTGCCGGTGAAGGAAGCGGAGGATTTTATCCTTGTTGCTGACGTGGCCCTATACGCCGCCAAACGAGCCGGACGCAACCGGATAATTGTAGGTCGAACGACACCTCACAGAGAAAATGTATGA
- a CDS encoding tetratricopeptide repeat protein, with product MDKALAPAWERFTAVLQEHARTISIVAVTLIIIAGGVLLNRNRRESRRIQAAETLREAVNDFYSARKADEPDFRNAVGLLSDVMETHPGSPAAAQAALYLGHIYYAEGDYAKSLGKYRKASTGLSSDSPFLEIALLDVAYTLEAQKNYARARAAYTRVIDLNGGVLKDRAIVGIARCFEQEGKLKSAIQTYRSVLKRFPNSPWAGELSQRLDLLQGDIKRAKTN from the coding sequence ATGGATAAGGCGCTTGCTCCTGCCTGGGAGCGCTTCACCGCCGTTCTACAGGAGCACGCCCGAACAATATCCATAGTCGCCGTGACTCTTATAATCATCGCGGGCGGCGTTCTCTTGAATCGTAACCGCAGGGAATCTAGACGAATTCAGGCCGCAGAGACCCTCCGTGAGGCCGTAAACGACTTCTACTCAGCCCGCAAGGCCGATGAACCCGATTTCAGGAACGCGGTCGGCTTATTGTCGGACGTAATGGAGACACATCCAGGCAGCCCGGCGGCCGCTCAAGCAGCTTTGTACCTGGGCCATATCTACTATGCAGAAGGCGACTACGCTAAATCCCTTGGGAAGTATCGAAAAGCGTCGACTGGCCTAAGCTCCGACAGCCCCTTTTTGGAGATCGCGCTGCTCGACGTAGCTTACACCCTCGAAGCTCAAAAGAATTACGCTCGGGCGAGGGCCGCCTATACACGGGTTATTGATTTGAATGGAGGCGTGTTGAAAGACCGGGCCATCGTCGGCATCGCCCGCTGTTTCGAGCAGGAAGGCAAATTGAAAAGCGCTATACAAACGTATCGGTCCGTGCTAAAGCGATTTCCCAATTCCCCTTGGGCAGGGGAGCTCAGCCAGAGGCTGGATTTGCTGCAGGGCGACATAAAAAGAGCCAAGACCAATTAG